One window from the genome of Verrucomicrobiia bacterium encodes:
- a CDS encoding DUF5684 domain-containing protein — translation MSVVSLLAQYSYSSDLETQPGSGGMGAFAMLFWLAFIVAIVAGLWKTFQKAGHPGWAAIIPIYNTYILLKIAGRPEWWLVLYLIPVVNLIVHIIVSLDVARAFGKSDMFGIFGLWLFSFVGFLMLGFGSDKYKGAPTH, via the coding sequence ATGAGTGTTGTAAGTCTATTGGCGCAATACAGTTATTCGTCGGATCTAGAAACGCAGCCCGGCAGTGGTGGTATGGGCGCGTTCGCTATGCTGTTCTGGTTGGCATTTATAGTGGCTATTGTTGCGGGTCTGTGGAAGACTTTTCAGAAAGCCGGACACCCAGGGTGGGCAGCGATTATTCCTATCTACAATACCTATATCTTGCTGAAGATTGCTGGGCGACCAGAGTGGTGGTTGGTGTTGTATCTAATTCCTGTTGTGAACTTGATAGTGCATATTATTGTGTCTCTGGATGTGGCCCGGGCCTTTGGCAAGAGCGACATGTTTGGCATATTTGGTTTGTGGCTCTTCTCGTTTGTTGGCTTCCTGATGCTTGGTTTTGGCAGCGACAAATACAAAGGTGCCCCAACGCACTAA
- a CDS encoding serine hydrolase, whose protein sequence is MDQRSRYKAYRPARSVSRTLERPAALPSRKRSPAGGIMLVITLCLLAGLFLWKPSTASEALAKVTHKQEEPAQPQVPAAVDTTNIRPAIDTIIAQNPSLQIGVAYVDLNHPDTISAQGVSSQFIAASVGKLLSAVTYYHNQEQGLDSTYRDRSDEELRRLLVESDNNVWIPLNDDLGRPAMEAFARSIGMQTYAAAENTMTASDAALLLRQLYKKELLSEQHTQKLLAYMKQADRNEIFGPTIPTGVKVYHKAGWLDDRLHNVAIVDNGKNPYVIVIFSKSNIKPYNEQKGLTALRSISSTLATSFITSPKHTQ, encoded by the coding sequence ATGGACCAAAGATCCCGCTATAAGGCCTACCGACCAGCCCGTTCAGTCAGTCGTACACTCGAGCGACCCGCTGCACTCCCATCTCGCAAACGCTCACCTGCTGGTGGCATCATGCTCGTTATCACCCTGTGCTTACTGGCCGGGTTATTTTTATGGAAACCATCTACCGCCTCAGAAGCCCTAGCCAAAGTAACCCATAAGCAAGAGGAGCCAGCGCAGCCGCAAGTGCCAGCTGCCGTAGACACCACCAACATCCGACCGGCAATAGATACCATCATTGCCCAGAACCCATCATTGCAAATCGGTGTTGCCTATGTCGACCTCAACCACCCAGACACCATTTCAGCACAAGGAGTTAGCTCGCAGTTTATCGCCGCCAGCGTAGGCAAACTACTCAGCGCTGTCACGTATTATCACAACCAAGAGCAAGGGCTGGACAGCACTTATCGTGACCGCAGCGACGAGGAACTACGACGCCTGCTGGTAGAGAGTGACAACAACGTCTGGATCCCACTGAATGACGACCTGGGACGTCCCGCCATGGAAGCCTTTGCCCGAAGTATCGGCATGCAAACGTATGCCGCAGCCGAAAACACTATGACGGCGAGCGATGCCGCCCTTTTGCTCAGGCAGCTCTATAAGAAAGAACTGCTGAGCGAACAGCACACCCAAAAGCTGCTAGCGTATATGAAACAAGCTGACCGCAACGAGATCTTTGGCCCGACTATTCCAACCGGCGTAAAGGTCTACCACAAAGCCGGCTGGCTGGATGACCGACTGCATAATGTAGCCATCGTAGACAACGGCAAGAACCCATATGTAATAGTCATATTCTCCAAATCCAACATAAAACCCTACAACGAACAAAAAGGCCTGACCGCCCTACGCAGCATCAGCTCCACCCTAGCTACCAGCTTCATCACCTCCCCTAAACACACCCAATAA